The following are encoded in a window of Pontiella desulfatans genomic DNA:
- a CDS encoding glycoside hydrolase family 2 protein: MNRFTVLLIGAMLAAAGQAQQFSTAGFHAVEGSPRKVMNFNPGWRFLLGDAKGAEAVGFDDRQWEAANLPHGLEVLGENASGGRNYQGVAWYRKQFSVERLTGKTFLYFEAVMGVAKVWVNGQLVAEHFGGYLPFAADVTGVLKDGVNVVAVMADNSNSKLYPPGKEQYKLDFTYLGGIYRDTYLIQTSPTHVTLRELSSTVAGGGVFVATLDVNGNDATMEVRTEVMNSGNKTYGITVRNTLEDADGKAVASVEEKTTLKSGEIRQLAKQFTAKHVRLWHPDDPYLHFIRTDILVSGIVVDSLRTRVGIRLFEMRGADGLFVNKKWIGKKLIGANRHQDYTYIGNALPNSGQWRDVKLLREGGCNVIRAAHYPQDPAFYDACDEFGMLTTTANPGWHFFNFKEKIFEQRLFEDTRQLVRRDRNVAAMLMWETCINEFPSQPDYAMNRMHTIAHEEYPFPGLYTVADHDEAIKGGLDMFYHGGSKTVNSFNREYGDGGEVDNWYSQNARTRVKMEWGEGPLLRQSLIQAATLAQRHRTDRVRLGGTLWCGIDHQRGYHPDPFRGGLLNGLRIPRYTYYLYQSQYDPDYAIPGIGEKPMVYMAHELTQLSDKDVVVYSNCDEVRLTWMGEAVGTRKPSAEGQWSGLPHPPFVFEDVFDFTVIKSRGRKAIEAVMVAEGLVDGKVVVREVKGYPQRSTKLALSIADEGMGLVADGSDLVPVRATVVDENGYTKVLASEEVYLEIEGAGELVGDNPMKTSFGVATILVRATTQPGGIKVTAHSNGLESGSIGFDTKPAKKALLFEEAYAVASKKPAPKGAVVIVQSAASELPTDVKKLQDELKKAQLDIVGKDQDIMELRSRLGLSR, from the coding sequence ATGAACAGGTTTACGGTGTTGCTGATCGGGGCCATGCTCGCGGCGGCGGGGCAGGCGCAACAGTTTTCGACGGCGGGTTTCCATGCGGTGGAGGGGAGCCCCCGGAAGGTTATGAACTTTAATCCGGGCTGGCGCTTTCTCCTGGGCGATGCCAAAGGAGCCGAGGCGGTTGGTTTCGATGACCGCCAGTGGGAGGCGGCCAACCTGCCGCATGGCTTGGAGGTCCTCGGCGAGAATGCCAGCGGCGGGCGGAACTACCAGGGCGTGGCGTGGTACCGAAAGCAGTTTTCCGTTGAACGGTTGACGGGGAAAACCTTCCTCTATTTTGAAGCCGTGATGGGCGTGGCGAAGGTTTGGGTGAACGGCCAGTTGGTGGCGGAGCATTTTGGCGGCTATCTCCCGTTTGCCGCAGACGTTACGGGCGTACTGAAGGATGGCGTGAATGTTGTGGCGGTGATGGCCGACAATTCCAACAGCAAGCTCTACCCGCCGGGCAAGGAGCAATACAAACTCGACTTCACCTACCTGGGCGGCATCTATCGCGACACCTACCTGATCCAGACCAGCCCCACGCATGTGACGCTGCGCGAGCTGAGCAGCACCGTTGCGGGCGGCGGCGTCTTTGTCGCAACGCTGGATGTGAACGGCAACGATGCAACGATGGAAGTCCGGACGGAAGTCATGAACTCGGGCAACAAGACCTATGGCATTACGGTTCGCAACACGCTGGAGGATGCCGATGGAAAAGCGGTGGCCTCGGTTGAGGAAAAAACGACGTTGAAGAGCGGGGAAATCCGCCAGCTGGCCAAGCAGTTCACCGCGAAGCATGTTCGCCTGTGGCATCCGGACGATCCCTATCTGCACTTTATCCGCACCGACATTCTGGTGAGCGGTATTGTGGTGGACAGCCTGCGCACCCGCGTCGGAATCCGCCTGTTCGAGATGCGCGGGGCGGACGGACTCTTCGTGAACAAAAAGTGGATCGGCAAAAAGCTGATCGGCGCCAACCGCCACCAGGACTATACCTACATCGGCAACGCCTTGCCCAACTCCGGGCAGTGGCGCGATGTGAAGTTGCTGCGCGAGGGCGGATGCAACGTGATCCGCGCCGCGCACTATCCGCAGGATCCGGCGTTCTACGATGCCTGCGACGAGTTCGGCATGCTGACCACCACCGCCAACCCCGGCTGGCACTTCTTCAACTTCAAGGAAAAGATTTTCGAGCAGCGATTGTTCGAGGATACGCGCCAGCTCGTGCGCCGCGACCGCAACGTGGCCGCGATGCTGATGTGGGAAACCTGCATCAACGAATTCCCGAGCCAGCCGGACTATGCCATGAACCGGATGCACACCATTGCCCACGAGGAATATCCGTTCCCCGGCCTGTACACCGTGGCCGACCACGACGAGGCCATCAAGGGCGGGCTCGACATGTTCTACCACGGCGGCTCCAAGACCGTGAACTCGTTCAACCGCGAATATGGCGACGGCGGCGAGGTGGACAACTGGTATTCGCAGAACGCCCGCACCCGCGTGAAGATGGAATGGGGCGAGGGGCCGCTGCTGCGGCAGTCGCTCATTCAGGCCGCGACCCTGGCGCAACGGCACCGGACGGATCGGGTTCGCCTGGGCGGCACGCTCTGGTGCGGCATCGACCACCAGCGCGGTTACCACCCCGACCCGTTCCGCGGCGGCCTGCTCAACGGCCTGCGTATCCCGCGCTACACCTACTATCTTTACCAGAGCCAGTATGACCCGGACTACGCCATTCCGGGCATCGGGGAAAAGCCGATGGTCTACATGGCCCACGAGCTGACCCAGCTTTCGGACAAGGATGTCGTCGTCTATTCCAACTGCGACGAGGTTCGCCTAACCTGGATGGGGGAAGCGGTCGGCACGCGGAAGCCTTCGGCCGAGGGACAGTGGTCGGGGCTCCCGCATCCGCCGTTTGTCTTCGAGGATGTATTCGATTTCACGGTCATCAAGAGCCGCGGCCGCAAGGCGATTGAAGCGGTGATGGTTGCCGAAGGTTTGGTTGATGGGAAGGTGGTGGTCCGGGAAGTGAAGGGCTATCCGCAACGCAGCACCAAACTGGCGCTGAGTATCGCGGACGAGGGCATGGGTTTGGTTGCCGATGGTTCCGACCTCGTTCCCGTGCGGGCCACGGTGGTCGATGAAAACGGCTACACGAAGGTGCTTGCCTCCGAAGAGGTCTATTTAGAGATCGAGGGGGCCGGCGAGTTGGTCGGCGACAACCCCATGAAAACCTCGTTCGGTGTTGCAACCATCCTCGTCCGGGCAACGACCCAGCCCGGCGGCATCAAGGTTACCGCCCATTCCAACGGGTTGGAAAGTGGCAGCATCGGGTTCGACACCAAGCCGGCGAAGAAGGCCCTGTTGTTCGAAGAGGCCTATGCGGTGGCGTCCAAAAAGCCGGCGCCGAAGGGTGCTGTTGTGATTGTGCAGTCGGCCGCAAGCGAGCTGCCGACCGATGTGAAAAAACTGCAGGATGAATTGAAGAAGGCGCAGCTCGATATCGTGGGGAAGGATCAGGACATCATGGAACTGCGCAGCCGGTTGGGTTTGTCCAGATAA
- a CDS encoding glycoside hydrolase family protein has translation MQKTWLCSVVFLMAVVPMGVVGKTVESTYQVPEGLVRGGAFIDRFLPVPLQGELRSDVWGGDNVVPRDVNNGIEDAAYSYWGGNIVVGDDGKNHLFVCRWPENNVKGGGKKSGHHTWWSSVVVHAVSDSPLGPYKVVEEIGPGHNPEIYRIKDGSYIVGCVWENAYKAPTINGPWKKIPYRFEWLDKEQNQTNRTYVPREDGSVLMVNKRGFVFISDKADEHFRQITPKSFYPHIEGAHLEDPVVWKDEVQYNLVVNDCYGRVAFYFRSPDGITWKWAPGHAYDVHIMKHEGGTAERWWKFERPKVRQDRYGRATHMNFAVIDSTKDADVANDNHSSKNIVVPLVVPRRLQILDTDPITPETKEIRVRILAEENFQPLQEVDVQSLTFGAPEQVNFGKGCKPRSSRAAGDDLVVTFDGAGNGVSNDSFAAKLIGRSKGGGLLFGYATLPASAKE, from the coding sequence ATGCAAAAAACATGGTTGTGCTCGGTTGTTTTCCTGATGGCGGTTGTGCCAATGGGCGTGGTTGGGAAAACCGTGGAATCGACGTATCAGGTGCCGGAAGGTTTGGTGCGCGGCGGGGCGTTCATCGACCGCTTCCTGCCCGTGCCGCTGCAAGGGGAGCTGCGCTCGGATGTTTGGGGTGGGGACAATGTTGTCCCGCGCGACGTGAACAACGGGATCGAAGACGCGGCATATTCGTATTGGGGCGGCAACATTGTGGTGGGGGACGATGGGAAAAACCATCTGTTCGTTTGCCGCTGGCCCGAAAACAATGTGAAGGGGGGTGGGAAAAAGTCCGGCCACCACACCTGGTGGAGTTCAGTGGTGGTGCATGCCGTCAGCGATTCGCCGCTTGGGCCGTACAAGGTGGTCGAGGAGATCGGGCCGGGGCATAACCCGGAAATCTACCGCATCAAGGATGGCTCCTACATCGTCGGCTGCGTTTGGGAAAATGCCTACAAGGCTCCAACCATCAACGGCCCGTGGAAAAAGATCCCCTACCGTTTCGAATGGCTGGACAAGGAGCAAAACCAGACCAACCGCACCTATGTTCCGCGCGAGGATGGTTCGGTGCTGATGGTCAACAAGCGCGGCTTTGTTTTCATCAGCGACAAGGCGGATGAGCACTTCAGGCAAATCACGCCGAAGTCGTTCTATCCGCATATCGAGGGGGCGCATCTGGAGGACCCGGTGGTCTGGAAGGATGAGGTGCAATACAACCTGGTGGTGAACGATTGCTACGGGCGGGTGGCGTTTTATTTCCGCTCGCCGGACGGGATCACGTGGAAGTGGGCGCCCGGCCATGCCTACGATGTCCATATCATGAAGCACGAAGGCGGAACGGCCGAGCGCTGGTGGAAGTTCGAACGCCCCAAGGTGCGCCAAGACCGGTATGGCCGCGCCACCCACATGAACTTTGCCGTGATCGATTCGACAAAGGATGCGGATGTTGCCAACGATAACCACAGTTCCAAGAACATTGTTGTTCCGCTGGTGGTTCCCCGCCGGTTGCAGATCCTGGACACCGATCCCATCACGCCGGAAACGAAGGAGATCCGGGTGCGGATTCTGGCCGAGGAAAACTTCCAGCCGCTGCAGGAGGTGGATGTCCAATCGCTGACCTTCGGTGCGCCCGAGCAGGTGAATTTCGGGAAAGGATGCAAGCCGCGTTCCTCCAGGGCTGCCGGCGACGACCTGGTTGTGACGTTCGATGGCGCCGGGAACGGGGTTTCAAACGATAGTTTTGCAGCGAAGCTGATTGGGCGCAGCAAGGGGGGTGGGTTGCTGTTCGGCTACGCAACACTGCCTGCCTCCGCCAAGGAATAG
- a CDS encoding AraC family transcriptional regulator, giving the protein MKKHDDVFQVAILVSTSLEWGRRIIKGILSYANEVGPWHVWIRPQTLDKSNELPPGWRGDGVIARVVTTNLAEQIAEFNVPVVNVADTPLEGFSAPCVRTDDRVGTEMAAEHFIDRGFRNIGYVGSLHSPNPIWYGEAFEQALAERDLSCEKYYIEDNSREESKKLIEWLKELPKPIALLVWGHGNGRTVVDCCMEAGISVPHDIAVLSGSYDELLSHACFPALSGILSPTEQIGYKAAQLLHEMMQGEKVPHETIYLPPLGIMERLSTDTLAVEDPKLKQVVAFIQQHAFEPITMSDILKAVPMARRSLERRFQQVFGRSPLDEIRRLRIDKARRLLAETDLPMQEIAEACGYATYNYLTHVFKQVTEMTPRDYRKKMRPG; this is encoded by the coding sequence TGGTCAGCACTTCGCTGGAATGGGGACGACGGATCATCAAAGGTATTCTTTCCTATGCCAACGAGGTTGGCCCCTGGCATGTCTGGATCAGACCCCAGACCCTCGACAAATCAAACGAACTCCCCCCGGGCTGGCGTGGCGATGGCGTGATTGCCCGGGTGGTCACCACCAACCTGGCCGAGCAAATTGCCGAATTCAACGTCCCCGTGGTCAATGTGGCCGACACGCCGCTCGAAGGATTTTCCGCGCCCTGCGTCAGGACGGACGACCGGGTGGGCACCGAAATGGCGGCGGAACACTTCATCGACCGGGGATTCCGCAACATTGGTTATGTGGGATCGCTACACAGCCCCAATCCCATCTGGTATGGCGAAGCCTTTGAGCAGGCACTGGCCGAGCGCGACCTCTCGTGCGAAAAATACTACATTGAAGACAACTCGCGCGAAGAGTCGAAGAAGCTGATCGAATGGCTAAAGGAGCTACCGAAACCGATTGCCCTGCTGGTTTGGGGGCATGGCAACGGGCGCACGGTGGTGGATTGCTGCATGGAGGCCGGCATCTCGGTTCCCCACGACATCGCCGTATTGAGCGGAAGCTACGACGAACTGCTCAGCCACGCCTGCTTCCCCGCTTTGTCCGGCATCCTGTCCCCGACGGAGCAGATCGGCTACAAGGCGGCCCAGCTGCTGCACGAAATGATGCAGGGGGAAAAAGTCCCCCACGAAACGATCTACCTTCCCCCGCTCGGAATCATGGAGCGCCTTTCCACCGACACCCTCGCGGTGGAGGATCCGAAACTGAAGCAAGTCGTGGCGTTCATCCAGCAGCACGCCTTCGAACCGATCACGATGAGCGATATCCTGAAGGCGGTACCCATGGCCCGGCGGTCGCTGGAGCGCCGCTTCCAGCAGGTGTTCGGCCGCTCGCCGCTCGACGAAATCCGCCGCTTGCGGATCGATAAGGCGCGGCGGCTGCTGGCCGAAACCGATCTTCCGATGCAGGAAATCGCCGAGGCCTGCGGCTATGCCACCTACAACTATCTGACCCACGTTTTCAAGCAAGTCACCGAAATGACCCCACGCGACTACCGCAAGAAGATGCGCCCGGGTTGA